Part of the Rhinoderma darwinii isolate aRhiDar2 chromosome 2, aRhiDar2.hap1, whole genome shotgun sequence genome, cgggtccatagtagtgtcagtgaccagggtagactaggtatatgggcttgtgattatgtaatgtcggggtagggaaacagacaagtgagccctaatctacccgccactcagtccctgcctacttgcaacgacccgccctaggcgacggggtacaactgggcgacggtccctacactcaataggtgcatgacagacaaacagacaagggtacaaagaagccagggaaatggggaagttgcccacgggaacaccgtgagcaacaagcgaggtgaacgagccgagtcaaaccaggagatgagcgaggtacaaaaacgcagagcagaagagtggtcagaaaagccaaggtcaatcacaagcagaggatcagtagttcaagaagctgcagcagggccaggaaacaaacagagaagagccacaagcaaaggaggaacaggaaaggcagagggcgggagctagctccgtctggccaggctgtgatagactctcccactcctaagcctgccatcctgggtggtggaagatggagtcagtctcacagacatagaagcaggtgcagactgattacctatgggcgtcgacacagaagttgtgtctggcagatcctttacattagcaGTAAAAGAAAGTAGCAGATGGAGTTAGTAGCTGTAATTCCACACTAAAACCGCTGCTGGAAAACAGGCTCTCTCACTGCAGAGACAGggaaactgcagcttgtactgagcatgtgcgagATTTCAGCATGATGCAGGGGAGGAGGGACACTAATAGGAGCTTGTCAGCTCTAGGTGGAAGGAGATTGAAATTACATCATGCATATACTTGGTCtcataaaatgctaattttaataTCAGGCAGGAAAACCTTCAGAAAGGATTATACAGTCATTCTTACATGGATTTTAAAGTAAGTACACCAGCCTCACCAGGTCTAAGAGCTCTGTTTAATAATGTATAAAATCTGTATTGTGAAATCTGGGGATAGATCCATTTTAAAAATTATGTACTAGCTCTCAGGGCATACTTATAAGCTGTGATGCAAATGTCCTTACCTGTGTTCTAATCCCAAATAGCCTACTTTGGTTGCAAACGCCTATTTCCAGTTACACTAGGTACCCAAGCACAAGCTGTTAGTCTAACAAGTAAAGACTGATGGTcatgtgtatattttattatgtttattattagATCATATAAAACAGATGAGTTCATTAAATTATTCTTCAGGGCATCACCATGAGTTGCAGCAATCCCATTATCACCATTCACCTCCTAAAAATACCAAATCCTGCTTcccatgtattattattattattacaattgaTATTATTACATCAATGATTTATTTCTAATAAATCTATCACAAAGCTATGGAGAATGTGATATTCTTTCCAAGATTACATGCATCTATTTGCTACTTTCTGTTATACTATCTTTAGGGTTGTGTACTCCGTGTTACCTGTGTCCAGTGCTAGAAGACAATGTTAACTGCTGTTCCACCAGTTACACCCATTTATTTCTGGTTTACAACTCTCCATTACCACTGCTTATAAATTGCTGAGTTTCTGATATTTCTCAGGTTTCATCTCAGCCTTTCCTTTTATGAAATATGTACAAATGTAAAATTAGCACCAGGGAGACGGTACTTCATTGATGGCTCCTAATGAACCAGCATCTTGAGACAACATCAGAGAAATCTTTGGATTTCGGCCTAAACATATTATcaatattattataattgagtGTCTTTTAATTGGAGAGGCTCTTGAAGTGTATCGAAGCGTATTTCAAAGCCGTCCTAGTTGCCAAGATTATCCCTTTAACACGGAGTATGGGTAATGAATCTTTCTCATGGATCACGTGGGTCACAAGGGTAAGAAGATGTTGTCTTCTTCATAGAAGGGTTTGAAGAAGTTAGACATATCTTTGAAGTCACAAGTAACAATGCTTATCCATTCTACAAATATTTTATTGATGCTGCAATTTGCCTTTATTCTTTTCTTGTAACAGAACCTTATCTAGAAACAACGGAGTAAACTAAACCCCTAGCTCTATCTAGTTGTGCTGACTGCAActgtgttaaggcccttttacattggccaattatcCTGCAAAAgttcgttcacagaacgctcgttcctgatcgaGCAAACGCtctatcatctgctggtcgtatcgttttaaaaatgaaaaatattaatgttgtcggcagcacatttccctgtgtaaacaaggagacgtgctgctgacatcataataatgtatggggaccagcgatcggagtaacgagcgctcgttccCAGTCCTTGTGAAAGGTACAGCTGTCTCGtggatcggcgctggtttacacggcccaggacaggccgtgcaagagGACCTTTACTATATAGCATTTTGTAGCAGATCAATTCTGTAGGAAAATATGGATTTAAAAAAGTACAACGGTTAAAGAATCACATACACAAATGACATCTGCCGAGGTAACACTTCTGATCTCATCCAGCCACCTTTGACATCTTAACATGCATATTAATGTCTATTCAAGCATGGACAGGTCCGGACATGTCTCCATTGCTTTGGTGAGAAAGGAATTTAAAAAGAACCAGATATGGTTTCCCTTAGTCCAGTGCATTATGGTGTCTGGCAGCTCTCCCACAGATTGTTGACTGACCCTGGCCGAAAACAGAGACATCTGACAACAATCTAATATCCACTAAGGGTTATAGACAACTTACTGGATTTGTGTCTGTCAACAAAATGCTCCCTTTCTATTTATTTGGAGCAATCATGGAGTATTATGGTTAATATTTTCTCTACTTTGTGACTGTAATTTTCTTCCTaaaacttaaaggagttgtccaggcatgaggcagtttttcatactgatgacctatccatgtgaatagaagcagagctgcagcactgcTGCACgcccgctatacagtgtacagagccatctgcttccggcaccgaccacttcATAGATTCCGGTGCCagagtgttggacccccaccaatcatatactgaggaGCTATCCTCTGCAAATccgggcagaaaatctgcaacagatcaGCTAAGTGTGTGGGTACCTTTTTAACAGCAAGATTTTAAAGCTACTGATCGCATATCCTCTTTATGCTATAATGCCATAAggtgggccgccatcagggcagtactagtggaCCCGACTGCAAGTGTAATAAGGGGCCCGCTCCCTTCTGACCACCACCTGCCGCCGCAAACCAAAAACAATAAGCCCCATATAGCTTCAGCTAGATCAAGGGAACAGGCCCTTAAAATCATGGCCCATTTCTTTAACCTACGTAAAACTTTACGGGCCCCAACAAACAGTCAGTGCCCTCCCTTATCCCCTCTTATTGGCTCCTCTCCTCACAATGATGCGACGTGTGTCTGCATCTGTAGGAGGAGACACGGCTCCCTTTCTGCCAATGTCATCACCAGCAGTGCCAGTAAAGCCAGGAGCGTGAGCCAAGCCGTAAGGACAGTCCCCTGCCATCCACAGTAACCCGACCACCTTTTTTATTCCCCTTCTCCAACAGACTCCCTGCTACCTTTTGGTCTTCCATGCCCTTGCCACCTTGTCTCCCCCAATCCCATGCCCCCCACACTACCCCAACCACTTTCTGTATTCCCCATATAACAGTACCTGCCATATTTTGTTTTGCATCACCCTCACAGAGTGCCCCAGCCACCTGCTTCTCACCCCTCCCATAACAGAGCCCCTGTCTCCTTCTGCACTCCTCTTCCCACAGAGCTCCTGCCACCTTATGCTCCCTTTTGTCCCATGCATTACCCCTTCACCTACTGTGCCCCCCTCCCCTAAGAGAGCACTTTCCACCATTTGTCTACCATGTCCTTGTCCTCCCTCACATCTTTGGTTGTGATCTGCGCTCCCTTTCGggctgaagacggctcacatagaCATTTACAGATCACAGCTGAAGATGTAGGATGATCtgttgagcgcttctgcaccttcgttttagcaacagtgggggtctcagtagccGGACCCACACCaattcaaacttttgatatgactCTATGAGGGATCAAAAGTTTGcagaaagtgcagttactctttaaatacAGTCTTCAGGTGGCAGTGGGGCCCCGTACCtgttgggcccctgtgcagctggagaggtTGCAGATATGGTATATCTGCCCCTGGCACATAGCTGCTTTATAGAATAGCCACCATGACTCCTACGCTACAGATGTTGGAGACTTGGGACACATAGGTGTGTGGACTGGCACTGTAATATAACTACAAGTCTGAAAGACTTTTTCCTGATCTTCAGTTCAGAGTTCCTTTTTAATTTGTCCTATTGCTAGCAACAGGAAATGGCACAAACATAATGGAATAAATCCTATTTAGCTGTTAGTTTTGCGTTGTATCACGTATAAAAGCTGTCAGCAAAGAGTGGTATCATCTAGTAGATTTATCGCTTCTTCCCTAattcttgttgtacaagaggatgAAACAAAGGAAGAAAATCCATCCTGCAAATTAATTTAACTGTGCATTGACTATACTGTTGTCAAGCTACAAATGACATTGTGTAACCTTGTACAAAATGTCACCTAGTAAGCATAGATGCACCCAGGCCATTAACTGGGAAAAAACATCtatatgtacatgtgtgtgtgtgtgtgtgtgtgtgtgtatatatatatatatatatatatatatatatatatatagcaccataaaTTAGTGGTGTGGCCTGGGCGCTACTGGTACACTTACACCAGGTGCAGAATGTAGAGtgggagcagcatttaaaaataaataaagaataaataaataaaaaatcatacgTTCCCTATTGGATTCCAATAGATAAGGTCGTATatacttaagctggccatacacattatgtatGTCGGCTAAACCCGCAGTTTTGGGGGGAGAGCAGGATCGGGCTGTTGAACTTCAACATGCCGGATCGTTTTGTTTACTagtagataagccactgccagacgagTCTGGCAGCGACTCTCTCccttctccccattgaaaacacagccgagccaagcgtgcatgtgtatgttCGGTCGACAGTTATCTAAAGTGTATGTCCAGCTTTACCCTCTTCATTCCCAGCGCCACGACACTGGGTCTGACGGTCTAGAATCAGGATGTAGTATGCGGCAGCGCACATAAAGTCATGACGGTGGACGGCGTCAGGACCCAGTGCAGCGGTACCGAAACTGAAGAAGAGCGAAGAGTGAGGAGGGTCATAAAGTCTGGTCTGGCGtctaaatataattttttgtcTGATTTGGGGTCTAAATAAATTTAGGGGGCCTGAAATTGATATGAAGGTCTCGTCTAGGGACAGATATTAAAGAAGAACTCCAGCAATTCTTTTTTCTTGCCTATATACTGCAGCATAGGCTTtaattaaagaataatgtagaggctcttgtgtatacctgttttagttgatgtgAGATTTATGGCTTGTCTGCCAACTTGGTTCCTTTTTCCCATCTGATATGGTTctcctaatgcagcctacatttcccatgatgcttctggctttgcagaggcagAGGGGGTGGAGTCTCATCGCACTGGATGTGCTCTGCTCTGAGCCCTATCttagtgcagcaagtgatagatgagtgacatagaacttctgtccccTAAGTGCAGAGTCTAAGTGTATTCTTTGCGATGCATCTTCAGCCTGTCTCCCCtgcctcctgctagtgatagattTCTTTGTCAGCTCTTACAAGCAAGGTGCAGGGGAGAGTAGTGTGAAGTTGCACCttatagaaatacactggactctctgcacacacaattaactgtctatactatctgtgagtatatctatatgccagtaaattagcctgtgtacggatagtacccaggcagttgttaggacatacctaagtatgccctaacaacaggaaatatggtcagacagaactggggtccttcaatggaccctggactgtctgcccatatatggtatgtccctcaatcgcgtcacagggattccatgTGATGCGATCCAAAGGACATCATTTtctccttgaatgctgcagtcagctttgatctcggcattcaagggaatagcggtggagatcagatgtttctatgatgtccgccgttagagtggggctacggctgtgtaatacagccagtgccccactcctgacaagtgcgcagtcagcgctgcactaatgagcggcggcgccggtcctgaagacagagaacatggtgtGCTTTGCAGtagtgctcattagtgcagcgccaaccGCAttaacctcatgctgaccgcgtgcacacTTGTCAAGAGCGGGGCAATTGCaatagccccgctctgactaaattcatgtattacaatactaagttgtgcggccgcacagcttagtatcgaaatacagaaattaacggtattgaacagtttgagggtgcacggcatctaaatagtatagatatttcgatgcatcgtgcaaacctagtatggactcacctattatatcactgcactcctgctcccttagATAGGGAAGAAAttatctcttcagcagcactatatgcatggaGGACATACAGCGGAACAAGAAGGGTGGAGCTGGGTGGGGAGGCGTCTCAGAACTGTGAGGAGGTATTTGATTGGTGATTCCGAAGTGCTTctttaatatagggggtctgatgAACTTAGAGGGTCTGATCTGGAATCAGAAATTAATTGAGTGGtcagaattaattttggggtccagTTTGGGGTCTGTTATAggagtactatttatgtgtacagtatagtgtaCTGTCTATGTGTGCGATATAGCGATCCCATTTATGTGTTACTCTCAATCTAAATTGTAACTGCAGTTATGCCTCTGTAAATCTGGTTAAATTCTAGGTGTACATGCATGTGTGTGTTTGGAGGGGGCACCACACTGAATCTTTGCCACTGGTGAAGGAAAACCTAGCTACAGCattgcattaaaaaataaaactctgtctaaggcctcatgcacacgaccgtactgtttttctggtccgcaaattccaggatcgtgttccgtgaaatgtcatccgcagttcatccgtatgtaatccgcagttcatccgtatgtaatccgcaaaatgcggatgaaaaaaaaaaagcctaggtaaaacaggatgacgacagaactcattcccggtcgtcgcctagcaacatttccgcaaatccgcaaactgcggatgacacacggaggtgtatccgcaatttccacggccccattgacttctattggcatgtccgcatcgaatttgcggcccgtaataagacatgtcctgagtttctgcggcacggatttgcggacatgcggagacccgtgaaaacacggatagtgtgtatgggcccatagaaatgaatgggtccgcaattctcccatggatttgcgggggaattgcggacgcaaaaacacggtcgtgtgcatggggccttatagtttGTTGTTCAGTTGTATTACGGGAGGGAAGTTATCCCATGTTCAGTGgtgagtatatagatatatgtctgttagGTGAGAATAGGATAGGTAGGTGGTTAGTGCTTAGTGGGTTAGGGTACCTAGGTCTGCTGTCCATTGTAAGAATACAGGTAGATTCATGGTCTCCAGTGGGGAgggatattatatatctgatgtCTAATGGGGAGAGCAGGAAGTCATGGTGTCCAATGGGGGAAGTAGTTTGTTATGTAGTGAAGGACGGTACGGTTGTTGTAAATTTTCCTGATGGCCTCTGATTTATTCCTTTAGTGGTTCAGATCATGCATTTAATGTGTGAAAAATCCAGAAACCAGATGTGTAAGTTTAAtgaagggttagggtatgttcacacggcgggggtccgtaacggctgaaattacggggatgtttcagcctgaaaacatccccgtaatttcagccgtaccggcatgtgcaggcgcttgaacgccgcgtcaactacggccgtaattagcgctgctattcattggagtcaatgaatagcggctccaattacggccaaagaagtgacaggtcacttcttctacacgggcgtcaatttacgcgccgtcatttgacagcggcgcgtaaatatacgcctcgtgtgaacagacaaacgtctgcccattgctttcaatgggcagatgtttgtcagcgctattgaggcgctattttcgggcgtaattcggggcaaaaacgcccgatttacgtccgtaaataggccgtgtgaacatacccttagggtatgttcacacgagggcgtccgttacggctgaaattacggggatgtttcagcctgaaaacatccccgtaatttcagccgtaccggcatgtgcaggcgcttgaacgccgcgtccattacggccgtaattagcgctgctattcattggagtcaatgaataacggctccaattacggccaaagaagtgacaggtcacttctttgacgcgggcgtctatttacgcgccgtcatttgacagcggcgcgtaaatatacgcctcgtgtgaacagacaaacgtctgcccattgctttcaatgggcagatgtttgtcagcgctattgaggcgctattttcagacgtaattcggggcaaaaacgcccgaattacgtccgtaaataggccgtgtgcacatacccttaaacttacACAAAACATTGGTGCATGACCTCTTCTCCACCTTATTCCATAGTTTGTGCTTAGAAATGACTGTACAGATAATGGAGCGTCTGATTATCCCCAATATAAAAGCACTGAACTAGATTGATTAAAAGATACCGAGTCTGTAATAGGACTCATTTTATATCCTCATAATGATAATCATTTTTCATGTTCTTTACTCAGTAGGACTCAAAACCATCAGCAATTACAAAAGCGAGCAGAGAAAAGGGAGAAAAAACAGGCGGCAGAATTAACAACAAAAAGGATGATTATCTGTCGCTGTGATTAAAAGTCTTTAAAAAGCCACGTATTTATACCGGTTTAAAGGGAAAATGGGCACTTTTTACAAAGTGCCACTCATAGGCAGCATGAGGTAGCATACAAGAAGGTTTGATCCTCTGATCAGATGTTCATCCATACCCAGATACCTCTGTATAGATTTATGTTGAAGTTGACATCTTCCGGAGGTTATACGTATATTTCTACTTACATTTCTTCTCGGATTAGCATTAAGGGAACCAATTTTAAGACATAAATATTGCACATTTCACTATGTCAATCGTGCTTTGCTTACAATCCTCAACCGGCATTATTAATTTGGCTTGTTAATGGTAGGAGAGAAGGACAACAGGGCATACATTCCATAGAGGCAGACAATTTAGTTGCTATGGGGCAACTAAATGGTTGGTCCCATCTACTTTGCTAGTGGGGAGGAGGAAACTTGTGTAGGACTCCCCTccccagaggaactgcattgttaccAACCATGGTGGTGGGGCATTGGCCAAAGGGTCATGGAAAGGGTGTTCagggaaaaacaaacacttttcattatgatcatactgccatttatagttttattttatagttatacagtactttttctcttttatggCAAAGGATCACTCATATGGGAGCAGGTGCCATACATACAGCCTAGAAATTGAGCCGTTTTTTCTGACCTTCCATTTTTAGCTTTACGGTTAAACCTTCTATCATTTGAATGAACTCCGTTTAGCTCTGCCTTACCAGATCATGTTCTCCTCtgtacacacacccacacacacacccacacacacacacacacacacacacacacacacacacacacacacttcttttGATGCACTTTGGAAACAAATTAATTTTGCAGAACGATAAATACAGAATTGTAAATGGTATGGGAATACTAATGATCGTTTAAATACGATAAATAAGTATGGCTATAGTATTGGcggtatataaataaagattattattattaatatagtatcatataaaataaaatgttccGGTTTCCCTTGCTTGACGGTTATAATAGTGAAGGCTGTTGTCCTATTCtttcccataaaaaaaaacaaaacctgaatCATGAcagacccattataagtcaatggaatCTGTAAAGATCTGAAACACACGGGAGCCGTCACAGCTGTCATGTCTCCAGTAATAATGGAAGCCATGACCTAGTGTGAACAAAACCTAATTCATAAGATAGACCAAAGTGAATGAATTTACCATGCATATATCATTATTTCTATTTATCACCTGTATTCAAGTGCTAACCTTGTTAATTTCACTCTGACCTTTCTACATAACGCAATTGATAAGTTGataagaattagaaaaacatggctgctttcttccagaaaaagtgccgctctTGTTAAGGGTCTGCATGTGGTTTTTCAGCTCAGCTACATTCATATGAAAGGACAAGAGCGtcactgtttctagaagaaagcagccatgtttctgtaacacCAGGCAATCCgtttaacaactttttttttttattatgcaaaaactgattttattgtttttatatttgatCATAATGTGGAATTATTTGCCCTAATTGATTCTTCTTTTTGCAGCTTAAAAGCAATTCTATCGGCAAGACCTCAAGATGGCACTTTAGATCTTTCTGGCATGCCCCTAACCATGAAGGACCTGGACCGTGTGATGCTTTATCTTCAGCACAATTCAGAAGAAGTGGAGAATGTCGAACTCTGTTTTACTGAGCTCATAGATGAAATGGTTTTACATCTCTTGCCTGTCCTTAGTGGCCTTCCACATCTTACCACTCTGGCACTCAATGGAAACCGTTTGACAAAATCCATCCTGAGGGAAATTACGGAAGCTTTGAAGGACCCTAAGAAGTTTCCCAGTATGACTTGGATTGACCTTGGCAATAATGTGGACATCTTCTCTCTGCCACAGCCTTTTTTAGTGAGCCTCAAGAAAAGATGCCCTAAACAGGGGAATTTGCCAACTATTTTAGAATTTGGAGAGGGACAGTTAAGTGACCTAGAGAATCAAGAAACCTCAACAGAGACTGAAGATGAAGTGGTTAGTAGTTTAGAAGATAAGAGTGTACAGCCCCAAAGTTAACTAGATGCTTCCTAATGTATAATGACCTTGTATTTTCACATTCTTTACAATACTACCATGAGATGTTACTGAGTGATGTCACTATGAGGAGCTCCACCAGGCGAGGGAAAACTCTCTTCTGTCTGTTTCTCGGATTATGACTGTGTTTTTGATGTTGAATTTTCTCTACGGAAATGCAATTTTGGTCAATATTGGTACATTCTTTAGCTAAACTATCAGTCAGTGATTTTGAGCTTCTCGTATTCAACAATTTTATAGAAACCAAAGCATCATGTCAAATTATTACAATAAGTT contains:
- the LRRC75A gene encoding leucine-rich repeat-containing protein 75A, with protein sequence MGTKQTKVCQASSAGGESPQQHPPGSRRSTPARERGDFWSFGVKSGDKFGKSGSNLPPYHRRIRMIQDMMLLLKQGRQEEATELLRHLRQDLGMESTSLDDVLYRYASFRNLVDPITHDLIISLARYVHCPKPEGDSIGAMEKVCRQLTYHLSPHSQWKRQGIVKRKPQACLKAILSARPQDGTLDLSGMPLTMKDLDRVMLYLQHNSEEVENVELCFTELIDEMVLHLLPVLSGLPHLTTLALNGNRLTKSILREITEALKDPKKFPSMTWIDLGNNVDIFSLPQPFLVSLKKRCPKQGNLPTILEFGEGQLSDLENQETSTETEDEVVSSLEDKSVQPQS